The following proteins come from a genomic window of Sebastes fasciatus isolate fSebFas1 chromosome 6, fSebFas1.pri, whole genome shotgun sequence:
- the anxa1a gene encoding annexin A1a: MSFISAFMEQTVYMGMPDDSDLKKEGTVTAAPNFSASGDAAVLDKAIKAKGVDENTIIEILVKRSNEQRQQIKEAYQQASGKPLESALKNALKGDLEDVVLALLKTPAQYDAQQLKLAMKGLGTEEDILIEILASRNNNEIIDIKKAYKQDYKKDLEADIKSDTSGDFRAALLELCKASRTEGVCEQMVDSDARALYEAGEGRKGTNATVFIEILTGRSAPHLRKVFERYSKYSKVDMAKVIDLEMKGDIESCLMAVVKCAGSRPAFFAEKLSLAMKGKNPRKHLLTRIMVSRSEIDMKRIKDEYKKTYGTTVYRDILDDTKGDYEKILLALCGGEN, encoded by the exons ATGTCTTTCATCAGCGCCTTCATGGAGCAGACTGTCTATATGGGCATGCCTGATGACTCA GACCTCAAGAAAGAGGGAACGGTGACCGCAGCTCCCAATTTCAGCGCCAGTGGAGATGCAGCAGTCCTGGATAAAGCAATCAAGGCAAAAG GTGTGGATGAGAACACCATCATTGAAATTCTGGTGAAGAGGAGCAACGAGCAGAGGCAGCAGATCAAAGAGGCTTACCAGCAAGCCAGCGGCAAG CCTCTGGAATCAGCGCTGAAGAACGCTCTGAAGGGAGATCTGGAGGATGTGGTGTTGGCTCTGCTGAAAACACCGGCCCAGTACGATGCCCAACAGCTGAAACTGGCCAtgaag GGTCTGGGCACAGAGGAGGACATCCTTATAGAGATTTTGGCCTCCAGGAACAACAACGAGATCATTGACATAAAGAAAGCCTACAAGCAAG ATTACAAGAAGGATCTGGAGGCTGACATCAAGAGTGACACCAGTGGAGATTTCAGGGCTGCTCTCCTTGAACTCTGCAAG GCCAGCAGGACTGAAGGAGTTTGTGAGCAGATGGTTGACAGCGATGCCAGGGCTCTGTACGAGGCCGGGGAGGGGAGGAAAGGCACAAACGCCACCGTCTTCATTGAGATCCTCACCGGCAGGAGCGCCCCTCATCTCCGTAAAG TGTTTGAAAGGTACTCAAAGTACAGCAAAGTGGACATGGCCAAAGTTATCGACCTGGAGATGAAGGGGGATATTGAAAGTTGTCTCATGGCAGTAG TGAAGTGTGCTGGAAGCAGGCCTGCATTCTTCGCTGAGAAGCTCTCCTTGGCCATgaag GGTAAAAATCCCCGCAAACACCTCCTGACCCGCATCATGGTTAGCCGCTCTGAAATCGACATGAAACGGATCAAGGATGAGTACAAGAAAACCTACGGCACAACAGTCTACCGGGATATTCTG GATGACACTAAAGGAGACTATGAGAAGATTCTGCTCGCTCTCTGTGGGGGTGAAAACTAA